A stretch of the Inquilinus sp. Marseille-Q2685 genome encodes the following:
- the pqqE gene encoding pyrroloquinoline quinone biosynthesis protein PqqE, protein MNHIAPRLEPPLAALLELTHRCPLQCPYCSNPLEMDRARDELSTEEWLRVIREAADLGILQVHFSGGEPTVRRDLEDLVRGAREAGLYSNLITSGVAIDRDRFHGLVEAGLDHAQLSIQDTEAQSAERIGHYPGAQPKKLAFAGWVREEGLPLTLNAVVHRQNLDRLGEMIELAVEIGAARIEVAHVQYYGWALHNRDALMPSREQLDRASAVVEAARERLRGALVIDYVVPDYYARRPKACMGGWGRRFLNITPSGKVLPCHAAETIPGLGFESVRDQPLARIWAASDAFQRFRGTAWMPEPCRSCSQREVDWGGCRCQALALTGQADATDPACVLSPFHDAMLGLAETAAHSEAPPDFVYRRMRSPVEPASRG, encoded by the coding sequence ATGAACCACATCGCCCCCCGCCTCGAGCCACCTCTCGCCGCGCTCCTGGAGCTGACGCATCGCTGCCCGCTGCAATGCCCCTACTGCTCCAACCCGCTGGAGATGGACCGGGCGCGCGACGAGCTGTCGACCGAGGAGTGGCTGCGGGTGATCCGGGAGGCGGCGGATCTCGGCATCCTGCAGGTGCATTTCTCCGGCGGCGAGCCGACCGTGCGGCGCGACCTGGAGGATCTCGTCCGCGGCGCCCGGGAGGCCGGCCTCTACAGCAACCTGATCACCTCCGGCGTCGCCATCGACCGCGACCGCTTCCACGGCCTGGTCGAGGCCGGGCTGGACCATGCCCAGCTGAGCATCCAGGACACCGAAGCGCAGTCGGCGGAGCGCATCGGCCATTATCCCGGGGCGCAGCCGAAGAAGCTGGCCTTCGCCGGCTGGGTGCGGGAGGAAGGCCTGCCGCTGACCCTGAACGCGGTCGTCCACCGGCAGAATCTCGACCGGCTGGGCGAGATGATCGAGCTGGCGGTCGAGATCGGCGCCGCGCGGATCGAGGTCGCCCATGTCCAGTACTATGGCTGGGCCCTGCACAACCGCGACGCGCTGATGCCGAGCCGGGAGCAGCTGGACCGGGCCAGCGCCGTGGTCGAGGCGGCGCGGGAGCGGCTGCGCGGCGCCCTGGTGATCGACTATGTCGTGCCGGACTACTACGCCCGGCGACCCAAGGCCTGCATGGGCGGCTGGGGCCGGCGCTTCCTGAACATCACGCCGTCGGGCAAGGTGCTGCCCTGCCATGCCGCCGAGACCATTCCCGGCCTCGGCTTCGAATCGGTGCGCGACCAGCCGCTGGCCCGGATCTGGGCGGCGTCGGACGCGTTCCAGCGCTTCCGCGGCACCGCCTGGATGCCGGAGCCGTGCCGCAGCTGTTCGCAGCGCGAGGTCGACTGGGGCGGCTGCCGCTGCCAGGCCCTGGCGTTGACCGGCCAGGCCGACGCGACCGACCCGGCCTGCGTGCTGTCGCCCTTCCACGACGCCATGCTGGGGCTGGCCGAGACCGCGGCGCACAGCGAGGCGCCGCCCGACTTCGTCTACCGGCGCATGCGCAGCCCCGTGGAGCCGGCGTCACGGGGGTGA
- the pqqD gene encoding pyrroloquinoline quinone biosynthesis peptide chaperone PqqD, translating into MTTATEDDFPRPRLAPGSRLRWDEARQSWVLLAPERVILLDEIAYEIVRRFDGTHTFGDVVTDLVEQFEADPDEVEADVARLLDDLLTKRVMLP; encoded by the coding sequence GTGACGACGGCGACCGAAGACGACTTCCCTCGCCCGCGGCTGGCGCCGGGATCGCGGCTGCGCTGGGACGAGGCGCGGCAGAGCTGGGTGCTGCTGGCGCCGGAGCGGGTGATCCTGCTGGACGAGATCGCCTACGAGATCGTCCGGCGCTTCGATGGCACCCATACCTTCGGCGATGTCGTCACCGACCTGGTCGAACAATTCGAGGCCGATCCGGACGAGGTCGAAGCCGATGTCGCCCGGCTGCTGGACGACCTCCTGACCAAGCGGGTCATGTTGCCATGA
- the pqqC gene encoding pyrroloquinoline-quinone synthase PqqC: MTELMTPDRLEAALRAIGRERYHDRHPFHALLHGGKLDRGQVQAWALNRYYYQSRIPLKDSALMSRVEDPALRRAWRQRVVDHDGEQEGEGGIARWLHLTDALGLDRAQVIDGRGILPATRFAVDAYVRFVRERTLLEAIASSLTELFAPTIIGNRVAGMLANYDFVSREALAYFDKRLTQAPRDADFALDYVKREARRPDQQQDVMNALIFKCDVLWAQLDALHHAYVEPGNIPPGAFVPEGRR; the protein is encoded by the coding sequence ATGACCGAGCTCATGACCCCCGACCGGCTTGAGGCGGCGCTGCGCGCGATCGGGCGCGAGCGGTACCACGACCGCCATCCCTTCCACGCCCTGCTGCACGGCGGCAAGCTGGACCGAGGGCAGGTGCAGGCCTGGGCGCTGAACCGCTACTACTACCAGAGCCGTATCCCGCTGAAGGATTCCGCCCTGATGTCGCGTGTCGAGGATCCGGCGCTGCGCCGCGCCTGGCGCCAGCGCGTGGTCGACCATGACGGCGAGCAGGAGGGCGAAGGCGGCATCGCCCGCTGGCTGCACCTGACCGATGCGTTGGGGCTGGACCGCGCCCAGGTGATCGACGGCCGCGGCATCCTGCCGGCCACCCGCTTCGCGGTCGACGCCTATGTCCGCTTCGTGCGCGAGCGCACGCTGCTGGAGGCCATCGCCTCCTCCCTGACCGAGCTGTTCGCGCCGACCATCATCGGCAACCGCGTCGCCGGCATGCTGGCGAATTACGACTTCGTGTCGCGCGAGGCCCTGGCCTATTTCGACAAGCGCCTGACCCAGGCGCCGCGCGACGCCGATTTCGCCCTCGACTACGTCAAGCGCGAGGCGCGGCGGCCGGACCAGCAGCAGGACGTGATGAACGCGCTGATCTTCAAATGCGACGTGCTGTGGGCCCAGCTGGACGCGCTGCACCACGCCTATGTCGAGCCCGGCAACATCCCGCCCGGCGCCTTCGTGCCCGAGGGGCGGCGGTGA
- the pqqB gene encoding pyrroloquinoline quinone biosynthesis protein PqqB — translation MRIVVLGSAAGGGFPQWNCNAPTSRGVRTGSLRAKPRTQASLAVSADGERWLLLNASPDFRQQVAATPALWPQQGLRHSPIAAVILTSGEIDHVAGLLSMRESQPFALWAAPPVLAALAANPIFDALSPRSVERHAVVPNGPFPIAGPGGGLGLTITAFPVPGKVPLYLEGQAGDDLSGAPDETLGLEIAADGARFHYIPGCAAMTPQLRARLQGSPLVFFDGTLWRDDELITTGVGAKTGRRMGHMSIDGPDGTIAAFADLDARRRILIHVNTTNPVLIEDSPERAALAEAGWEVAEDGMEIAL, via the coding sequence ATGCGCATCGTCGTCCTCGGTTCCGCCGCCGGCGGAGGTTTTCCCCAATGGAACTGCAACGCGCCCACCAGCCGGGGGGTGCGAACAGGCAGTCTGCGCGCCAAACCGCGCACCCAGGCTTCCCTCGCCGTCAGTGCGGACGGCGAGCGTTGGCTGTTGCTGAACGCTTCCCCCGATTTCCGGCAGCAGGTGGCGGCGACGCCGGCGCTGTGGCCGCAGCAGGGGCTGCGCCATTCCCCGATCGCGGCGGTGATCCTGACCAGCGGCGAGATCGATCACGTCGCCGGGTTGCTGTCGATGCGCGAATCCCAGCCCTTCGCCCTGTGGGCGGCGCCGCCGGTGCTGGCCGCCCTGGCCGCGAATCCGATCTTCGACGCGCTGAGCCCCCGTTCCGTCGAGCGCCACGCCGTGGTGCCGAACGGCCCCTTCCCGATCGCCGGCCCCGGCGGCGGGCTGGGCCTGACCATCACCGCCTTTCCGGTCCCGGGCAAGGTGCCGCTGTACCTCGAGGGCCAGGCCGGCGACGACCTGTCCGGCGCGCCGGACGAGACGCTGGGGCTGGAGATCGCCGCCGACGGCGCGCGGTTCCACTACATCCCCGGCTGCGCCGCGATGACGCCGCAGCTGCGGGCCCGGCTGCAGGGATCGCCGCTGGTGTTCTTCGACGGCACGCTGTGGCGCGACGACGAGCTGATCACGACCGGCGTCGGCGCCAAGACCGGCCGACGGATGGGCCATATGAGCATCGACGGCCCGGACGGCACGATCGCGGCCTTCGCCGATCTCGACGCCCGGCGCCGGATCCTGATCCATGTGAACACCACCAACCCCGTCCTGATCGAGGACTCGCCCGAGCGCGCCGCCCTGGCCGAAGCCGGCTGGGAGGTGGCGGAGGACGGCATGGAGATCGCCCTGTGA
- the pqqA gene encoding pyrroloquinoline quinone precursor peptide PqqA, which translates to MKRWKTPKIREISVGCEINAYACATV; encoded by the coding sequence ATGAAGCGCTGGAAGACACCGAAGATCCGCGAAATCTCCGTGGGCTGCGAGATCAACGCCTACGCCTGCGCGACCGTGTAA
- a CDS encoding YidH family protein, with amino-acid sequence MADSSREEARRTRMAAQRTTMTVDMADSADRRTELAATRTVLAAERTYASWTQLGLGALAAGIGSRKLLEGLVAEWMIFGTGMLLVLFSAFCFAAAVWRNLSPGVPPPRPDVQRLPAALLIAVNGFLALVSVAAMIGVWLGPVTG; translated from the coding sequence ATGGCGGACAGCAGCAGAGAGGAGGCGCGGCGGACGCGCATGGCCGCCCAGCGCACCACGATGACGGTGGACATGGCGGATTCGGCAGACCGCCGGACCGAACTGGCGGCGACGAGGACGGTGCTGGCGGCGGAACGGACCTACGCCTCCTGGACCCAGCTCGGCCTCGGCGCGCTGGCCGCCGGCATCGGCAGCCGCAAGCTGCTGGAAGGCCTGGTGGCGGAGTGGATGATCTTCGGCACCGGCATGCTGCTGGTGCTGTTCAGCGCCTTCTGCTTCGCCGCCGCGGTCTGGCGCAACCTGTCGCCGGGAGTGCCGCCGCCGCGGCCGGACGTGCAGCGCCTGCCCGCGGCCCTGCTGATCGCCGTCAACGGCTTCCTGGCCCTGGTCAGCGTCGCCGCCATGATCGGCGTCTGGCTCGGCCCGGTGACGGGCTGA
- the paaZ gene encoding phenylacetic acid degradation bifunctional protein PaaZ, whose translation MTAILQNYAEDRWIAPTEGLADIASAIDGRVVARLSSRGLDFAAMVGHAREVGGPALRRLTFHRRADMLKALALYLSERKEPLYALAADTGATKRDNLIDIDGGIGTLFAYASRGRRELPSERFLLEDGVERLSKGGSFVGVHVLTPLTGVAVHINAFNFPCWGLLEKLAPAILAGVPVITKPASATAYVAEALVKLITESGILPAGSLQFVAGGAGDLLDHLTGQDLVAFTGSIETSEKLRNHPAISRNAVRFVAERDSLNAAVLGPDATPGTPEFDLFVKEVVREMTAKAGQKCTAIRRILVPRALENDVVAALSQKLSGLAIGDPRLESTRMGPLVSTAQRDDVRARIAELVEEAEIVLGEPANDAPGGAFMNPVLLRCTDPARARKVHTVEAFGPVATVIAYDGLDQAVELVRRGEGSLVASVFTHDNAVADALVFGLAPFHGRILIVDRDCAGESTGHGSPLPGLVHGGPGRAGGGEELGGIRGVHHYLQRTALQGSPARLSALTRTWLHGAPAPVPATHPFRRNYDELTIGETVETGPRTITLADIEHFAEFTGDAFYAHMDEEAARANPFFPGRVAHGYLILSFAAGLFVDPAPGPLLANYGLDNLRFLKPVSPGDSIRVRLTVKRKTAARMPEYGEVRWDVEVFNQNDETVARYDLLTMSARPAAA comes from the coding sequence ATGACCGCCATCCTGCAGAACTACGCCGAGGACCGCTGGATCGCCCCGACCGAGGGGTTGGCCGACATCGCCAGCGCCATCGACGGCCGGGTGGTGGCCCGGCTGTCGAGCCGCGGCCTGGACTTCGCGGCGATGGTCGGCCATGCCCGAGAGGTCGGCGGCCCGGCGCTGCGCCGGCTGACCTTCCACCGGCGCGCCGACATGCTGAAGGCGCTGGCGCTGTACCTGTCCGAGCGCAAGGAGCCGCTCTATGCCCTCGCCGCCGACACCGGCGCCACGAAGCGCGACAACCTGATCGACATCGACGGCGGCATCGGCACCCTGTTCGCCTATGCCTCGCGCGGGCGGCGCGAGCTGCCGAGCGAGCGCTTCCTGCTGGAGGATGGAGTCGAGCGCCTGTCCAAGGGCGGCAGCTTCGTCGGCGTCCACGTGCTGACACCGCTGACCGGCGTCGCCGTGCACATCAACGCCTTCAACTTCCCGTGCTGGGGCCTCTTGGAGAAGCTGGCGCCGGCGATCCTGGCCGGGGTGCCGGTGATCACCAAGCCGGCCTCGGCCACCGCCTATGTCGCCGAAGCGCTGGTGAAGCTGATCACCGAGTCCGGCATCCTGCCCGCGGGCAGCCTGCAATTCGTGGCCGGCGGCGCCGGCGACCTGCTGGACCACCTGACCGGCCAGGACCTGGTGGCCTTCACCGGGTCGATCGAGACCTCGGAAAAGCTGCGCAACCACCCGGCGATCTCGCGCAACGCGGTGCGCTTCGTCGCCGAGCGGGATTCGCTGAACGCCGCGGTGCTGGGCCCGGACGCGACGCCGGGCACGCCGGAGTTCGACCTGTTCGTCAAGGAGGTGGTGCGCGAGATGACGGCGAAGGCCGGTCAGAAATGCACCGCCATCCGCCGCATCCTGGTGCCGCGGGCGCTGGAGAACGACGTCGTCGCCGCCCTGTCGCAGAAGCTGTCCGGCCTCGCCATCGGCGACCCGCGGCTGGAGAGCACGCGGATGGGACCGCTGGTCAGCACCGCCCAGCGCGACGACGTGCGCGCCCGCATCGCCGAGCTGGTGGAGGAGGCGGAGATCGTCTTGGGCGAGCCTGCCAACGACGCCCCCGGCGGCGCCTTCATGAACCCGGTGCTGCTGCGCTGCACCGACCCGGCCCGGGCGCGCAAGGTGCACACGGTCGAGGCCTTCGGGCCGGTGGCGACCGTGATCGCCTATGACGGGCTGGACCAGGCGGTGGAGCTGGTGCGCCGCGGCGAGGGCAGCCTGGTGGCCTCGGTCTTCACCCATGACAATGCGGTGGCCGATGCCCTGGTCTTCGGCCTGGCGCCGTTCCATGGCCGCATCCTGATCGTCGACCGCGACTGCGCCGGCGAATCGACCGGCCACGGCTCGCCCCTGCCCGGGCTGGTGCATGGCGGCCCCGGCCGCGCCGGCGGCGGCGAGGAGCTGGGCGGCATCCGCGGCGTGCATCACTACCTGCAGCGCACCGCCCTGCAGGGATCGCCGGCCCGCCTCTCCGCCCTGACCCGCACCTGGCTGCACGGCGCCCCGGCGCCGGTGCCAGCCACCCACCCGTTCCGCCGCAACTATGACGAGCTGACCATCGGCGAGACGGTGGAGACCGGGCCGCGCACCATCACGCTGGCGGACATCGAGCATTTCGCCGAATTCACCGGCGACGCCTTCTACGCCCATATGGATGAGGAGGCGGCCAGGGCGAACCCGTTCTTCCCCGGCCGGGTGGCGCATGGCTATCTGATCCTGTCCTTCGCCGCCGGCCTGTTCGTCGACCCGGCGCCCGGGCCGCTGCTGGCCAATTACGGCCTCGACAACCTGCGCTTCCTGAAGCCGGTGTCGCCCGGGGACTCGATCCGGGTGCGGCTGACGGTCAAGCGCAAGACCGCCGCCCGCATGCCGGAATACGGCGAGGTGCGCTGGGACGTCGAGGTGTTCAACCAGAATGACGAAACGGTCGCCCGCTACGACCTGCTGACCATGAGCGCCAGACCGGCGGCGGCCTGA
- the paaG gene encoding 2-(1,2-epoxy-1,2-dihydrophenyl)acetyl-CoA isomerase PaaG: MEPTVLVDRRDGWSVLTLNRPDRLNSFNEEMHRALAEALTGVEADAGCRAVLLTGAGRGFCAGQDLNDRATSGQAPDLGATLEGMYNPLIRRLRALPKPVVCAVNGVAAGAGANIALACDIVLAARSARFIQSFAKIGLVPDSGGTYVLPRLVGAARARGLALLAEPLPAEKAEEWGLIWKAVDDGALMMEAEALTAHLASQPTQGLALIKQALDASADNSLDAQLDLERDLQRRAGRTPDYAEGVRAFIEKRPARFTGRAE; the protein is encoded by the coding sequence GTGGAGCCAACGGTTCTGGTCGACCGCCGTGACGGCTGGAGCGTCCTGACGCTCAACCGCCCGGACCGGCTGAATTCCTTCAATGAGGAGATGCACCGCGCCTTGGCCGAAGCGCTGACCGGGGTCGAGGCCGATGCCGGCTGCCGGGCGGTGCTGCTGACCGGGGCGGGGCGCGGCTTCTGTGCCGGGCAGGATCTGAACGACCGCGCCACCAGCGGCCAGGCGCCCGATCTCGGCGCCACGCTGGAGGGGATGTACAACCCGCTGATCCGCCGCCTGCGGGCCTTGCCGAAGCCGGTGGTCTGTGCCGTCAACGGCGTCGCCGCCGGGGCTGGGGCCAACATCGCCCTGGCCTGCGACATCGTGCTGGCCGCGCGCTCCGCCAGGTTCATCCAGTCCTTCGCCAAGATCGGCCTGGTGCCCGATTCCGGCGGCACCTATGTGCTGCCGCGGCTGGTCGGCGCCGCCCGCGCTCGCGGCCTGGCGCTCTTGGCCGAGCCGCTGCCGGCGGAGAAGGCGGAGGAATGGGGCCTGATCTGGAAGGCGGTGGACGACGGGGCGCTGATGATGGAGGCCGAGGCGCTGACCGCCCACCTGGCGTCCCAGCCGACCCAGGGTCTGGCGTTGATCAAGCAGGCGCTCGATGCATCGGCCGACAACAGCCTCGACGCCCAGCTCGACCTCGAGCGCGACCTGCAGCGCCGGGCCGGGCGCACACCGGATTATGCCGAGGGCGTGCGAGCCTTCATCGAGAAGCGGCCGGCCAGGTTCACGGGGCGGGCGGAATGA
- the paaI gene encoding hydroxyphenylacetyl-CoA thioesterase PaaI translates to MKATTGAEAEAVAKAAAETMWRDDGASRALGMEILEVGPGRARLAMTIRPDMTNGHGTAHGGFIFTLADSAFAFACNSGGERTVAAHCSITFLRPGALGDRLVATAREVSRSGRSGLYDVSVAVGETVIAEFRGHSRTVGGSFIDRATED, encoded by the coding sequence ATGAAGGCGACGACAGGGGCCGAGGCCGAGGCGGTCGCGAAGGCCGCGGCCGAAACGATGTGGCGCGACGACGGCGCCAGCCGGGCGCTGGGCATGGAGATCCTGGAGGTCGGACCCGGGCGGGCCAGGCTGGCCATGACCATCCGGCCGGACATGACCAACGGCCACGGCACGGCCCATGGCGGCTTCATCTTCACCCTGGCGGATTCGGCCTTCGCCTTCGCCTGCAACTCCGGCGGAGAGCGCACGGTGGCGGCGCATTGCAGCATCACCTTCCTGCGCCCCGGTGCGCTCGGCGACCGCCTGGTGGCGACGGCACGGGAGGTGTCGCGCTCCGGCCGCTCGGGCCTCTACGACGTCAGCGTCGCGGTCGGCGAGACGGTGATCGCCGAGTTCCGCGGCCATTCCCGAACCGTCGGCGGCTCGTTCATCGACCGGGCGACAGAAGACTAA
- the paaK gene encoding phenylacetate--CoA ligase PaaK: MTEIPGLDAAERASRDEIMALQRERLSWTLRHAYDNVPHYRRAFDAAGVHPSDFRDLLDLARFPFTTKQDLRDAYPFGMFAVPRERIARIHGSSGTTGKPIVVGYTRADLDMWAEVMARSIRAAGGRSGMMVHVAYGYGLFTGGLGAHYGAERLGCTVVPMSGGMTERQVQLITDFRPDIIMVTPSYALAILDGFRARGLDPRDSSLRFGIFGAEPWTNAMRQEIEQAFALDATDIYGLSEVIGPGVAQECVETKDGLHVWEDHFLPEVIDPETGTVLPDGEIGELVFTSLTKEAFPVIRYRTRDLTRLLPGSARPGMRRMEKVTGRSDDMIILRGVNVFPTQIEEALLACDWCGGHFLIELSRPGRLDEMTVLTEARPEHWDGAGLTVAAERLTLRIKDTVGVSARVVIQPPGTIERSAGKAKRVIDRRPKG; the protein is encoded by the coding sequence ATGACGGAGATCCCGGGGCTGGATGCGGCCGAACGGGCCTCGCGCGACGAGATCATGGCGCTGCAGCGCGAACGTCTGTCCTGGACGCTGCGCCACGCCTACGACAACGTCCCGCATTACCGCCGGGCCTTCGATGCCGCCGGCGTGCACCCGTCCGATTTCCGCGACCTGCTGGATCTGGCGAGGTTCCCCTTCACCACCAAGCAGGACCTGCGCGACGCCTATCCCTTCGGCATGTTCGCAGTGCCGCGCGAGCGCATCGCCCGTATCCACGGCTCTTCCGGCACCACCGGCAAGCCGATCGTGGTCGGCTACACCCGGGCCGATCTCGACATGTGGGCGGAGGTCATGGCGCGCTCGATCCGCGCCGCCGGCGGCCGGTCCGGCATGATGGTGCATGTCGCCTATGGCTACGGCCTGTTCACCGGGGGCTTGGGCGCCCATTACGGGGCGGAGCGGCTGGGCTGCACCGTGGTGCCGATGTCGGGCGGCATGACCGAGCGCCAGGTCCAGCTGATCACCGATTTCCGGCCCGACATCATCATGGTGACGCCCAGCTACGCGCTGGCGATTCTCGACGGCTTCCGGGCCCGGGGGCTGGACCCGCGCGACAGCTCGCTGCGCTTCGGCATCTTCGGGGCGGAGCCCTGGACCAACGCGATGCGGCAGGAGATCGAGCAGGCCTTCGCCCTCGACGCCACCGACATCTACGGCCTGTCGGAGGTGATCGGCCCCGGCGTCGCCCAGGAATGCGTCGAGACCAAGGACGGGCTGCATGTCTGGGAGGACCATTTCCTGCCGGAGGTGATCGACCCCGAGACCGGCACGGTGCTGCCGGACGGCGAGATCGGCGAGCTGGTCTTCACCTCCCTGACCAAGGAAGCCTTCCCGGTCATCCGCTACCGCACGCGGGACCTGACCCGCCTGCTGCCCGGCTCTGCCCGGCCGGGCATGCGGCGGATGGAGAAGGTGACCGGCCGTTCCGACGACATGATCATCCTGCGCGGCGTCAACGTCTTCCCGACCCAGATCGAGGAGGCGCTGCTGGCCTGCGACTGGTGCGGCGGCCACTTTCTCATCGAACTGAGCCGCCCCGGGCGGCTCGATGAGATGACGGTGCTGACGGAGGCGCGGCCGGAGCATTGGGACGGCGCCGGCCTGACCGTGGCGGCCGAGCGGCTGACGCTGCGGATCAAGGACACGGTCGGGGTCTCCGCCCGGGTGGTGATCCAGCCCCCCGGCACGATCGAACGCTCCGCCGGCAAGGCGAAGCGGGTGATCGACAGGCGGCCGAAGGGGTGA
- the paaE gene encoding 1,2-phenylacetyl-CoA epoxidase subunit PaaE, with the protein MSATPRFHRLTVQDVRRETADAVSIAFDVPGTLADDYRFTPGQYLTLRATVDGEDLRRSYSICSGPDDGELRIAVKRVEGGVFSDWVNRMLTPGDAIEVMTPTGRFGASGISEQPRIHVGFAAGSGITPVLSILRGVLAREPESRFFLFYGNRSTGEILFREALEELKDRFLGRLSVFHVLSQEEQALPVLSGRLDGDKARRLLRLVVPAEAVDEVYLCGPEGMSREIQAVLTELGVAPEKVHVELFVSALGGRPRPKPVAPAPDAPSRTAVLTVDGKRREVPVADGESILDAALRAGMDLPYACKGGMCSTCRARLVEGEAAMDLNYSLEPWELEAGFILTCQSHPRTDRVVVDYDQV; encoded by the coding sequence ATGTCCGCCACGCCGCGCTTCCATCGCCTGACGGTCCAGGACGTGCGGCGCGAGACCGCCGACGCGGTCTCGATCGCCTTCGACGTGCCGGGCACGCTCGCCGACGACTACCGGTTCACGCCCGGCCAGTACCTGACCCTGCGCGCCACCGTCGACGGCGAGGATCTGCGCCGCTCCTACTCGATCTGCTCCGGCCCCGATGACGGCGAGTTGCGGATCGCGGTGAAGCGGGTCGAAGGCGGCGTGTTCTCCGACTGGGTCAACCGCATGCTGACGCCCGGCGACGCGATCGAGGTGATGACCCCGACCGGCCGCTTCGGCGCATCCGGCATTTCCGAGCAGCCACGGATTCATGTCGGCTTCGCCGCCGGGTCGGGCATCACCCCGGTGCTGTCGATCCTGCGCGGCGTGCTGGCGCGCGAGCCGGAGAGCCGCTTCTTCCTGTTCTACGGCAACCGCTCCACCGGCGAGATCCTGTTCCGCGAGGCGCTGGAGGAGCTGAAGGACCGCTTCCTCGGCCGGCTCTCGGTGTTCCACGTGCTGTCGCAGGAGGAGCAGGCCCTGCCGGTCCTCTCCGGCCGGCTGGACGGCGACAAGGCGCGGCGCCTGCTGCGTCTGGTGGTGCCGGCCGAGGCGGTCGACGAGGTCTATCTCTGCGGGCCGGAAGGCATGAGCCGCGAGATCCAGGCGGTGCTGACCGAGCTGGGCGTGGCACCCGAAAAGGTGCATGTCGAGCTGTTCGTCTCCGCCCTCGGCGGCCGGCCGCGGCCGAAACCCGTAGCCCCTGCCCCCGACGCGCCGAGCCGCACCGCCGTGCTGACCGTCGACGGCAAGCGCCGCGAGGTGCCGGTGGCGGACGGCGAGAGCATTCTGGACGCGGCCCTGCGCGCCGGCATGGACCTGCCCTATGCCTGCAAGGGCGGCATGTGCTCGACCTGCCGGGCCAGGCTGGTCGAAGGCGAGGCGGCGATGGACCTGAACTACTCGCTGGAGCCCTGGGAGCTCGAGGCCGGCTTCATCCTGACCTGCCAGTCGCATCCGAGGACCGACCGGGTGGTGGTGGACTACGACCAGGTGTGA
- the paaD gene encoding 1,2-phenylacetyl-CoA epoxidase subunit PaaD, whose product MDSDTLRRRAREAAAAVVDPELPVLTIADLGVLRDVTVRNGQVEVAITPTYSGCPAMSVIALEIGLALERAGIGGARVRTVLSPAWTTAWLTPEGRRKLAEYGVAPPQDGAGRRALFGAESVPCPHCGSARTERLSEFGSTSCKALWRCTDCREPFDYFKCH is encoded by the coding sequence CTGGACTCGGACACTCTTCGCCGGCGCGCCCGGGAAGCCGCGGCCGCGGTGGTCGACCCGGAGCTGCCGGTGCTGACCATCGCCGATCTCGGCGTGTTGCGCGACGTGACGGTGCGGAATGGTCAGGTCGAGGTGGCGATCACCCCGACCTATTCCGGCTGCCCGGCGATGAGCGTCATCGCGCTGGAGATCGGGCTGGCGCTGGAGCGAGCGGGCATCGGCGGCGCCCGGGTGCGCACCGTGCTGTCGCCGGCCTGGACCACCGCCTGGCTGACGCCGGAAGGCCGCCGCAAGCTGGCCGAATACGGCGTGGCCCCGCCGCAGGACGGCGCCGGTCGGCGCGCCCTGTTCGGAGCCGAATCCGTGCCCTGCCCGCATTGCGGCTCGGCCCGGACCGAGCGGCTGTCGGAGTTCGGCTCGACCTCCTGCAAGGCGCTGTGGCGCTGCACCGACTGCCGCGAGCCGTTCGACTATTTCAAGTGCCACTGA